In the genome of Pirellulales bacterium, one region contains:
- a CDS encoding DegT/DnrJ/EryC1/StrS family aminotransferase has protein sequence MLEQKFLPFFVPDIGEAEIAAVVETLRSGWLTTGPKTKEFERRFAEKIGAKHAIAVNSATAALHLALDAVGVGRDDEVLVPTMTFAATAEVAIHLGARPVLVDCESDLLCVDPAKIEAAITPRTKAIMPVHFAGQPCDMDAILEIAGRHKLKVIEDAAHALPTLYKGRLVGTMGDITCFSFYANKTITTGEGGMLVTDDDALADRARIMSLHGISRDAWKRFTAEGTWYYEILHAGYKYNLTDVASALGLVQLDRCQELFERRAACARRYDELLADLPQITRPVVRANVQHAWHLYFIQLNLAQLKIDRNQFIDELKAREIGTSVHYTPLHLHPYYRDHFGYQPGQLPVAESAYQRIISIPLYPKMTEADQERVSRALHEIVAEHRR, from the coding sequence ATGCTTGAGCAAAAGTTTTTGCCGTTTTTTGTGCCCGACATTGGCGAGGCGGAAATTGCAGCCGTGGTGGAGACGCTGCGTTCTGGCTGGCTGACAACCGGCCCCAAGACGAAGGAGTTTGAGCGCCGCTTTGCCGAGAAGATCGGCGCCAAACACGCCATTGCGGTGAATAGCGCGACGGCGGCCTTGCACCTGGCGCTCGACGCGGTGGGAGTGGGGCGCGACGACGAGGTGCTCGTGCCGACCATGACCTTCGCCGCCACGGCCGAGGTGGCGATTCATCTGGGCGCGCGACCGGTGCTTGTCGACTGCGAGTCCGACCTGTTATGCGTCGACCCGGCCAAGATCGAAGCGGCTATCACGCCGCGAACCAAGGCGATTATGCCGGTCCACTTTGCTGGGCAGCCTTGTGATATGGACGCCATTTTGGAGATCGCCGGCCGCCACAAGCTCAAGGTAATCGAAGACGCGGCGCACGCGCTGCCGACGCTCTACAAGGGGCGGCTGGTCGGCACGATGGGGGACATCACTTGCTTTTCGTTTTACGCCAACAAGACGATCACCACGGGCGAAGGGGGGATGCTGGTCACCGACGACGACGCCTTGGCCGACCGCGCCCGCATCATGAGCCTGCACGGCATCAGCCGCGACGCCTGGAAGCGGTTCACCGCCGAAGGCACCTGGTACTACGAGATTTTGCACGCCGGTTACAAGTACAACCTGACCGATGTGGCCTCGGCGCTGGGCCTGGTGCAGCTTGACCGTTGCCAGGAGTTGTTCGAGCGCCGCGCGGCCTGCGCTCGTCGTTACGACGAGTTGCTGGCCGACCTGCCGCAGATCACGCGCCCCGTGGTCCGCGCCAACGTGCAGCACGCCTGGCATCTGTACTTCATTCAACTCAATCTCGCGCAATTGAAGATCGATCGCAACCAGTTCATCGACGAACTGAAGGCGCGCGAGATCGGCACCAGCGTCCATTACACGCCGCTGCACCTGCACCCGTACTATCGCGACCACTTTGGCTATCAGCCGGGGCAATTGCCGGTGGCCGAGAGCGCTTACCAGCGGATTATTTCGATTCCGCTGTATCCCAAAATGACCGAGGCCGATCAAGAGCGGGTGAGCCGGGCATTGCACGAGATCGTGGCGGAGCATCGCCGGTGA